Proteins from a genomic interval of Candidatus Eremiobacteraceae bacterium:
- a CDS encoding VOC family protein encodes MPKPVIAPGFCQVSWVVKDIVAAEKFFVETMGIGRFMHMENLAAKDTEGTYLGKPGNWVCHLYLAYAGDTQIELIQPVSGESMYQESLDRNGDAVQHVAYALDDSAYDAAAAYIESSGYPQIQSFRLPIARVGYFDTRPAVGVVTEIIGVNEAGHPFLRDLKSGNF; translated from the coding sequence GTGCCAAAACCGGTTATCGCTCCAGGATTCTGCCAAGTAAGCTGGGTCGTGAAAGACATCGTAGCGGCCGAGAAGTTTTTCGTCGAAACGATGGGCATCGGCCGCTTCATGCACATGGAAAACCTGGCGGCAAAGGACACGGAGGGCACCTACCTCGGAAAGCCCGGGAACTGGGTCTGCCACCTCTATCTCGCCTACGCGGGCGACACGCAAATCGAGTTGATCCAGCCGGTTTCGGGCGAGAGCATGTACCAGGAGTCTTTGGACCGGAACGGCGACGCCGTTCAGCACGTGGCGTACGCTCTTGACGATTCGGCGTACGACGCCGCCGCCGCGTATATAGAGTCCAGCGGCTATCCCCAGATCCAGAGCTTCCGGCTGCCGATCGCGCGGGTAGGCTACTTCGATACGCGCCCGGCCGTCGGCGTCGTCACCGAGATCATCGGAGTCAACGAGGCCGGCCACCCGTTCCTGCGCGATCTGAAGTCGGGTAACTTTTGA